One Streptomyces sp. R28 DNA window includes the following coding sequences:
- a CDS encoding LLM class F420-dependent oxidoreductase, whose product MRVGVHINRFDHPGGGPALGSELAAAGAAAEAAGVSWLSVMDHYFQMEFNDRAEDPMLEAYTTLGYLAAHTSTVRLGALVTGVTYRHPGLLAKIVTSLDVLSGGRAVLGIGAAWYDREHEGLGVPYPPVAERFERLEETLRICLQMWDPEDDGPFEGAHYRLAETLCVPAPVSAPRPEIMIGGGGEKKTLRLVARYGDACNLFTTSPEEVRHKLDVLRGHCDTEGRDYDEIRKTVLYMGEAPAEGDLDAFTRDIADYTKLGIDTVILGPRTGEPAAFIEGFAAPAVQRLAGLD is encoded by the coding sequence ATGCGGGTCGGCGTGCACATCAATCGGTTCGACCATCCCGGAGGAGGCCCCGCGCTCGGTTCCGAACTCGCCGCCGCGGGCGCCGCCGCCGAGGCGGCCGGCGTGAGCTGGCTGTCGGTGATGGACCACTACTTCCAGATGGAGTTCAACGACCGGGCCGAGGACCCGATGCTGGAGGCCTACACGACCCTCGGCTACCTCGCCGCCCACACCTCCACGGTCCGCCTCGGCGCCCTGGTGACCGGCGTGACCTACCGCCACCCAGGCCTGCTCGCCAAGATCGTCACCTCGCTCGACGTGCTGTCCGGCGGCCGGGCCGTCCTCGGGATCGGCGCCGCCTGGTACGACCGGGAGCACGAGGGGCTCGGCGTGCCGTACCCGCCGGTCGCCGAGCGCTTCGAGCGGCTGGAGGAGACCCTGCGGATCTGCCTGCAGATGTGGGACCCGGAGGACGACGGCCCGTTCGAGGGCGCGCACTACCGGCTGGCCGAGACCCTGTGTGTGCCCGCGCCGGTGAGCGCCCCGCGCCCCGAGATCATGATCGGCGGGGGCGGGGAGAAGAAGACGCTCCGGCTGGTGGCCCGCTACGGCGACGCCTGCAACCTGTTCACCACCTCTCCCGAAGAGGTCAGGCACAAGCTCGACGTGCTGCGCGGTCACTGCGACACCGAGGGGCGCGACTACGACGAGATCCGCAAGACCGTCCTCTACATGGGCGAGGCGCCCGCCGAGGGCGACCTCGACGCCTTCACCCGGGACATCGCGGACTACACGAAGCTCGGCATCGACACGGTGATCCTCGGCCCACGCACCGGCGAACCGGCGGCGTTCATCGAGGGCTTCGCGGCTCCCGCCGTGCAGCGGCTGGCCGGGCTCGACTGA
- a CDS encoding LysR family transcriptional regulator produces MIDLRRLHVLRAVAHYGTVTAAARALHFTPSAASQQIRQLARDLGVDLLEPQGRGVRLTAAAESLLAHADAIQARWEAAEIDLRAEYSAPAGQLRVSGFPMAVSVLLAPMAVRLRERHPRLTVRIQETGVPESFDLLFEGEADLAVVEVTPHNPPLSDVRFDQQPLLDDPYDLVVPDDHPLAARGRVDLAEAAHEDWIAPVPESACRPHVMSACGAAGFTPDVIHHALDWNVTAHLVAHRLGVALIPRLAQLTPHLPITRVRCAGDPHRKVLTCTRRGCRERPAVKAALGELRELAVTAVA; encoded by the coding sequence ATGATTGACCTGCGCCGACTGCATGTCCTCCGGGCGGTCGCCCACTACGGCACGGTCACCGCGGCCGCCCGCGCGCTGCACTTCACGCCCTCCGCCGCCTCCCAGCAGATCCGGCAGCTGGCCCGCGATCTCGGCGTCGACCTGCTGGAACCGCAGGGCCGTGGGGTGCGCCTCACCGCGGCCGCCGAGAGTCTGCTCGCGCACGCGGACGCGATCCAGGCCCGCTGGGAGGCGGCCGAAATCGACCTGCGCGCCGAGTACAGCGCCCCCGCCGGACAGCTGCGCGTCAGCGGCTTTCCCATGGCCGTGTCGGTGCTGCTGGCGCCGATGGCCGTACGGCTGCGGGAGCGGCATCCGCGGCTGACCGTACGGATCCAGGAGACGGGGGTGCCGGAGAGCTTCGACCTGCTCTTCGAGGGGGAGGCCGACCTGGCCGTGGTCGAGGTCACCCCGCACAACCCGCCGCTGAGCGACGTGCGCTTCGACCAGCAGCCGCTGCTGGACGACCCGTACGACCTCGTCGTCCCCGACGACCATCCGCTGGCCGCACGCGGGCGCGTCGACCTCGCGGAGGCGGCACACGAGGACTGGATCGCGCCGGTGCCGGAGAGTGCCTGTCGCCCGCACGTGATGTCGGCGTGCGGGGCGGCGGGGTTCACCCCCGACGTGATCCATCACGCGCTGGACTGGAACGTCACCGCGCATCTGGTCGCTCACCGGCTCGGCGTCGCCCTGATCCCACGGCTGGCCCAGCTGACGCCCCACCTGCCGATCACCCGGGTGCGCTGTGCGGGCGACCCGCATCGCAAGGTACTCACCTGCACACGCCGAGGCTGCCGGGAACGCCCTGCGGTGAAGGCGGCGCTGGGGGAGCTGCGGGAGCTTGCGGTCACGGCGGTTGCGTGA
- a CDS encoding NADPH-dependent FMN reductase encodes MSVRILALVGSLRAGSHNRQLAEAGVKLAPEGAEVVLFEGLADVPFYNEDIDVEGSVPAAATKLREAALASDGFLFFSPEYNGTIPAVLKNAIDWLSRPYGAGAFGGKPVAVVGTAFGQFGGVWAQDETRKSVGIAGGKVLEDVKLSIPGSVTRFAETHPVDDAEVAAQLTEVIAHVHGHAGQAAAA; translated from the coding sequence ATGTCTGTTCGCATCCTCGCGCTCGTCGGCAGCCTTCGCGCCGGTTCGCACAACCGTCAGCTCGCCGAGGCGGGCGTCAAGCTCGCTCCCGAGGGCGCTGAGGTCGTGCTCTTCGAGGGCCTGGCCGACGTCCCGTTCTACAACGAGGACATCGACGTCGAGGGCAGCGTCCCCGCCGCCGCCACCAAGCTGCGCGAGGCCGCGCTGGCCTCCGACGGGTTCCTGTTCTTCTCCCCCGAGTACAACGGCACCATCCCGGCCGTGCTGAAGAACGCCATCGACTGGCTGTCCCGCCCGTACGGCGCCGGTGCCTTCGGTGGCAAGCCGGTCGCCGTGGTCGGCACCGCCTTCGGTCAGTTCGGTGGCGTGTGGGCGCAGGACGAGACCCGTAAGTCGGTGGGCATCGCCGGCGGCAAGGTGCTGGAGGACGTCAAGCTGTCGATCCCCGGCTCGGTGACCCGCTTCGCCGAGACGCACCCGGTCGACGACGCCGAGGTCGCCGCCCAGCTGACCGAGGTCATCGCCCACGTCCACGGGCACGCGGGCCAGGCGGCCGCCGCCTGA
- a CDS encoding TetR/AcrR family transcriptional regulator has protein sequence MLYAGFMSAALPPFPQPQEPIDKAQLLEVGPAADEPCLRADAARNRARLLEAAARLIAEHGAAGVTMEAVAAEAGVGKGTVFRRFGDRTGLLTALLDHSARKLQADFLGGPPPLGPGAPPVERLRAFGVAVLYRAAEQLDLQLAAQPEPTRRYSHPSVRALHTHVTVLLRQIAPGADCDLLAQTLLAYLDPALINHLTRQCGMPMERLEKGWLDLVDRVTRTGA, from the coding sequence ATGCTTTACGCTGGCTTCATGTCCGCTGCCCTGCCCCCCTTCCCGCAGCCGCAGGAGCCCATCGACAAGGCTCAGCTGCTGGAGGTCGGTCCCGCCGCCGACGAGCCCTGCCTGCGCGCCGACGCGGCCCGCAACCGCGCCCGGCTGCTGGAGGCCGCCGCCCGGCTGATCGCGGAGCACGGCGCTGCCGGGGTCACCATGGAGGCGGTGGCCGCGGAGGCCGGCGTGGGCAAGGGGACCGTCTTCCGCCGCTTCGGCGACCGCACCGGCCTGCTGACGGCGTTGCTGGACCACTCCGCGAGGAAACTGCAGGCCGATTTCCTCGGCGGGCCGCCGCCGCTGGGCCCCGGGGCACCGCCGGTCGAGCGGCTGCGGGCGTTCGGCGTGGCGGTGCTGTACCGCGCGGCCGAGCAGCTGGACCTGCAACTGGCCGCCCAGCCGGAGCCGACCCGCCGCTACTCCCATCCCTCGGTGCGGGCGCTGCACACACATGTCACGGTGCTGCTGCGCCAGATCGCCCCGGGCGCCGACTGCGATCTCCTCGCCCAGACTCTCTTGGCGTACCTCGACCCCGCCCTGATCAACCACCTGACCAGGCAGTGCGGTATGCCCATGGAGCGGCTGGAGAAGGGCTGGCTCGACCTGGTCGACCGCGTGACCCGCACCGGGGCGTGA